CAtttctgtgtttttttttcattttatgatttcGACCCCCAAATTTTGTCTTGTTCGATTTAATCCTCTGTCGCTATTTTAGctatcttattttaaattaattagcttaataatcattattatcattaaatttaattccatgttttattatatacatatatttttataacttaaatatatacatatgcaccTATACTTCTCACATTGTATAATTCTGAAATACATATAACATACATtttctatgatatatatatgcacatatatttcttaattttataaatatatatatgtatatacatactttatatATCTTATACATCTTATAAtcttttatatgcatatatacgtATGTCCATACACATttcttttttatacatatatatataaatatatgtacatactgATACATattttctgtaacaccccttacccgtattcaataccggaataggatacgaggcattaccaaaacacatgcacttgtaaacgtatttaaccgagttataaaatttcatctaaattaaaactttcaaaataattaacatgctcctataacttttcacaatatatcctcaaaatgttataatcataataattagggcttacgagacccgatacatactcatgcaattcaatgcttcatttccatttccttcaattcgcaatttctcatgctcacgatttagatcatatcactagcaatttccatttaattcacgtacaattcaatgacatcaagttcaacactaacacgtatttaccatttaactcaatgtttattgattataccattcaataacacatttatgaaattctcaattttgcaatgaaaatatcactttagcttgaataacaacatcgtcctgatataaatacactaccacttatctatttactttaattctttttggtccatttgtcacttaccatccttgatcaaaattaaggaacggttacggaaaattgagtacttcactttcattttgccatagtataactatggtcttatgtatgatcacttatcacttgtccctgaccaaataagtgtagcacttatcactttttcacttgatcagataagtatagcacttatcactttttcacttgatcagataagtatagcacttatcactttttcacttgatcagataagtgtagctaaagctaccacttatcactttgtctcttgatcagaagtacCCAAATCCGGCGTTCTGCTTAATTTGATAGTTTATTCGGTTTTCGCattcttattttattctcatttcaacaataaatatatttcatcatacattatataattcatgaaattaacatttaatcattaaatttcagccatatgaacttattatttcattatctttccacacttgtttctatgcacatcacacaagatataagcatatcattcaaccatagttgcaagctagtgtatttaaacatgactctttttggaactaaccacacgataaaccatttcaatgcataacttataaatttaatgtggcataatctagccactacttggccaaagtctaagcatatacaccaaatatgttagccaaatacatgtataacataagcattataagcatggatgagcacaacatttattcatgtatcaggcttaccaacatgtgttaattcataaaccattcatgacattatttcacgccaaatcatataccgaatataccatacacacatactatgaaacttttattttcacacatgagcttaaaccatgaccaataatgcacaaatataagcatcatttctatttcatcgtttatcaattaaaatcaagcatatgaccaattatacacaaatcattcatatatttcccaattttcctcctcctcctctccattccacatccttaatgtgtataacacacttaaacaacattagctataattttactattcactcacatgtatattcaaaactgtttatccgagtcagagtcactaaattatttttatccggagctacagagctccaaattaagatccgttaattttccctgaaactagactcacatatattcataccataaaattttaagaatttttggttcagccaaatagtacagtttattctttaaattttcccctgtttcgctatctgacagttctgaccactcttcactaaaaattaattatctcattggacagaatttggatgatgttttcgtttgtttcttctaaaaataaactcataaaagattctaaccatataaattataactcataataatttttttacaatttttaatgattttccaaagttagaacagggaaacccgaattcattctgaccttgtctcacaaaatctattatatctcatgatttacaattccattgctcacactgtttcttttataagaaactagactcaataagctttagtttcatattttattcatcctctaattcaatctctaaaatttttggtgatttttcaaagttatactactgctgctgtccaaaactgctttagtgcaaaatgttgatttctattttgccccaaatttcacagtttatacaatttggtcctttctcaattaacccctcaattaatctaattttctcaattaatactttacctagacattataagttgtatcacaactattgaaattcagaatttccacatgtaactctatcttcaaactcttttactattaggtcccaaacattcactttctattcacttctttcaataaaatcagcatatgaacaatttaaagctctaatttcatgataaatcatcatataattccagcacatattcatatcaactttcaacttatttcataaaatcaaaaactaatgaatttaacaagtgggcctagttgtaaaagtcataaaaatacaaaaatttcaagaaatagtcaagaattgaacttacttgtaataaaaaaatgaagaatcagcttgaagaagcccttccatggtgttttagctgatgagaattcagaaaaatgaagagaaatctagataattccactttggtcctaactttattaagcaaattttgcaatattccaattttgcccttaattcttcttactttcttgctgatttcatgcctttgccgtccagcccaaatagaccttgggtctatttgacttttaagccctcttccttttatcatttaagctatttaatcatttcccaaaattttgcatttgttacaatttagtccttttgttcaattaattatcgaactttaaaatttcttaacgaaactttaatactaacttttaacactccataaatatttataaaaatatttatggctcggtttaaaatccccgaggtcttgatacctcatttcgattctaattattttaatatttatttctagtgcactattcactatttcaaaaattttcttaacttcacatttaacttatacttacaaaattaataatattttctacccatttgtcgaatttagtgatctcaaatcaccgttccgacacctctgaaaattcaggccattacatttttttttcgtcggatttatggtcccgaaaccactgttccgactaggcctaagatcgggctattacattttctatgtttcataattttaaaatacgtatatatattcttcttatttttataaatttacgtatatttttaaagttattataaatatattttatatttcattttttatacatacacatacctatatttatatctatgtattttaatttatacacatatagatatacatgtacgtattttatatttttttatacattctaatttgtatatacatatttacatccatatttttaatatattctaaacacatatataaattatcattaattgCTTGTTTATatgctttttattatttttaaactttgatgtatatatacatatatatcttttacattttataattttattcattttctttatttatttacttatttaggttttcatcattattttaaaaaggaaatattttaattttattcgcTTATATCATTGTTATcttgtatgttattgatttgtcctttttatttatcttatcttTATTGttattgctcgtattatttttgcatcatcgtatttattattattttgttatgcatattaacaccatacatcaaaagagaatttttctcaataaggcaatattttacATTTGGAAATTCGGGAAAGTGTGCCCTAACGTGTTGGGTTTCaatttctcgtttgaccaaatagccaaatatcctcttaaaactTCAAAGTATAAGCTTCTGAAACCATAATGTGATCTTGATTTTGAGGGTTTAAAGTATCGTATCCTAacgtgctggatgtgatattcctTCAGAATAAGagaatcttaaatttcaatccatgttattcaagtttttttatcgtatttttaaaactcttcaaagttttcaatcttcgacattaagacactaattaatcaactagataccaatttttgggcgttacgagggtgctaatccttccttatACGTAACCGACTTCCGAACATGTTTCTCTGAATTTCGCAAaccaaaagcattgttttaataaatctaaaccatttattaaaaataaccgttttacgaggtgacccgatcacacctcatcaaaaaagattggtgacgactcctattttcgttttattttcaaaatccaagtcgaccccgttttcacaaaaaaatagtgtcaacattcattttttgaaatcaagataaaattaacacaaaaaataaagttattattatatcaatttcaaaaacaataaattatctttctattaataatttaacaattgtTGGTCAATAGTTAGATAACCGAAAAAGAAACTTCCCGTGAAAAATAAACGAATAATTCACAATGATTTGAAGAAGCCGAAGGCTTTTGTATGAGGAAGGGGAAGAGCTCACCTCTTGTgtactaaaatttttgaatgctGAGAAAGAGAGTACCGATGCACACAAACTTGAGACTGCAGCCACCACCACCAACCATATGCCATGGTTAAGTTCACCACCTCCTCAGCCTATCCTCACTTGTTTTTGCTTTTCTAGGAATACAATATTTGCCTCAACATTATCTTTTGGATGGCAACAGCCATGATTCTATGCTAAAAACAAATGGCTTGCAATTtcattgttaaattatttagttCATCCAAAACCAAGTCTTAAGAGACCGAACCGGGTCACTCTTGAAGCTCATGCATTTGGAACTAGATCATCTGTATAACCCATATTCGAATATGTTAGAACAAATACTGGTGGAGCAATTAAGCTCAGCATGCGATTACTTGTGCTGCAGATAGTATGtagttaatttacttttttatctaccaaaaataaaacaaaaatgaaaagtcGAGACAACATGAATCGTTTACCAACACTTGCGAGTGTCAGCTATATTGCTTCGACTTCTCTCCCAAGTTTGTATTTGACACATATTCAAACAGGGATGTAAAGATTCAACCTTCCAATACATAGAAAACCTTGGAAGAAAAACACTAGTCTGAGTAACATGGCGCGGATAATTGTAGATACGGTGCAATCAAGTGATAGACACAACAAGAACTAAATGGTTAATACATACGCAAGTTCTTGAACTTGGCGACTTATACCTACTTGgtacctaaacttaaaaactataCATGTCAAAATGTGAGGCTGCCACATATCACCATGCTATTGGTCACCAGTGCCATGTTACCATATTTTAACAGAGTTAATCAGGTACCTAAAAAAGAGTAGCCGGTTGGCTTATGTTTCTAAATTTAGGTATCGATTAGgtctaaaaaaaagtttaagtaccaagTAGATATAAGTTGCCAAGTTCAAGTACCTCTTATATATATTAACCCCGAACCAAATTATATCTACATTATGAAGAAGCCAGAACTCCATCCCACTAGTTGAAAACACacgtatatatacataccattTGACATGGGAGTATTATAGTGAagggaaaaaaacaaagaaaagaatgaCAGTTCCAAGTTCAGCTAACATTAAACACTCAATCAAGTGCAAAGTTACCAAAAATAAGTCAAACCAACCCCTCTTCAATGGGAGTGAAAAAATATATTGCCTGAGATTCACAGAACAAACTCCATGGGAACAGTCTCACACTCATCAATCTGAACTCTAACTATTAGAATGACAGATATGAAAGAAGAAGAACCAATAAAGATCTAATCTTTCATAACGGTGATATATCTATGATGAAACAATTTTGAGCACACCATTCCTCTTCTTCATTAGAACAGCTTTAGATTCCATCTTCACAGGCAATGGAGCAgaaaacacaaaatcatcacCTTGAATCTGATAGTCCTCAACACCATTACTTCTTGCCTGTTTGTTCAAGTTCATTGCCTCCTCCAAATTCTCAACTAAATCTTCACTTTCTTTAACAAGATTCTCCATTGTATCTCCACGTTCATCACTCGAAACActctcatcggttaaactacCATCTCCGCTTGAAGTAACCTCATCTCCATTGCTAATAATCCTATAAACATTCCCATTTTCAGCAAAGCTTACAGTTTTCTTCACTTTTGGTTGAATCCCTTGCCTTTTCAACAAAAgctcaccatttttatttttatttttattctctgCTTCATCAATACCTTTAatctttaatattatacattttgtcaatttagctttgattctaaaaaaattaactctcaatatttacacattatgtaatttgatttttttccccaaatttgcttttctttgtgacCTTTCTGTTAGAACTgtaaataatatctaatataaaattagaactaTAAATCAGGAtttatcatgtcaaatcatccagaataaatcaagaacaaaaccaGATGTGGAAGTGTATTTGAATTCATCGATTTCTTGAAATCTCCAGATATTGGAGTTTTttatcttccaaattagcacacaagtaaTCTAAAAAATGTGGCTCTCTCTTTTCTAAATATacgatattagaaaagttaacTTGTCTGTAATTTGAGGACCATAACCCTACTATATATAACTTTACCACATTAGCCCTAATTCCTAATTAGtccatcattaattagaaattgattAGAACTTAAttgtatctatatatatttgagccatactttatttaataattaaagcccaataaacattaaccaaattaaatcacTTTTTAAGTTGAGCTAAcctattatgatagtaaataataacatgtaattacccttattatatatgtgatattcatatttttcaacactgctcacttaaaaatttaaaaaagatctatcaactaaatttgatcgaaaataaaccaaaaacaaaaacatcgaaaatctaagataataattttcatcttgtcttattcttttaaaattaacactCACTGTCacaaataaaaatccaaaccCAACAGCGCAAAATCTAACCAAACCTTAGCCCaactaaacccaaaaccaacagcaaaaaaaaaaaaaagataatagaaaaagaaaaaagaaaaccctaggtgcgccgcacctaggttTGCCCCTAGCCACTCCTCCCACGCGCGCCACCACTGTCGCACGCCATCGTCACGCTCATCTGACACCTGCAAGAATTGAATGCAACAACAGGAAAGGCACGCCAAGCAGAGGAAACGAccagaaaaaattaaaaaatagaaatcaaaagcGTAACTTGGctataaaagaaaaagctttCTCTTTGTAGTTTTTTTTACGAACacaagagaaataaaaaagcaaTATTTCAAggtgatatttcattttttgttttagatctagtgtttatttttatttcttttttatctacgaaaataaaaaaagaaaaacgaagaAAAACACACCTGGATTCGCACCCAAGCCCCGTCGCCGGAAATCTTTTCCCTTGGCGCTGAAATCGGGCCGAGAGGGGTGTAGGGGGTCTCTATTTTcggtttttttcttaaaaaagggCATTGGACTTCGAACGAGATTCAAAGCCGGGGGTTAAAATGCCCTTTTGCACCATGCCTGCCACCAGCCGTGGTGGCGCTACGGCGGCGGCAGTGGCGGAGCCCCAGTTCGGCGGAGAGGCCGAAAGAGAGGCTGAGAGAGAGAGTTTGAAGgctctctatttttttatagggggtaaaactgatttttttttttacatttatattgggattaaaacggcgccgttttgggttTAGGCAATAAtggccaaaacgacgccgtttcatgCAAGACCCGTGACCCGACCCAAATGCGGCCAGGATCTGGGCGTTTTGACTTGGAGGGGCTATTTGCAGTTTCAGCCCCTCCGCTTTTGCAAGTTAGTGCAATCTGATCCTTATTGGTTTTAATGATTTGGGTCGCAATTTTTACTTCTGTTTCAATCTGGTCCTTAGACCATGTGCTGCCCTTCGGATAAAACGCAGCGTTTTAGGATTGGGGAATATTTCCCCACAAGTCCCTCATGCTTTGCGCGCGTCATGATTTAGTCATTTCtgtgttttttttcattttatcatttcGACCCCCAAATTTTGTCttgtttcgatttaatcctcTGTCGCTATTTTAGctatcttattttaaattaattagcttaataatcattattatcattaaatttaattccatgttttattatatacatatatttttataacttaaatatatacatatgcaccTATACTGTTCACATTTTATAATTCTGAAATACATATAACATGCATtttctatgatatatatatgcacatgtatttcttaattttataaatatatatatgtatatacatactttatGTATCTTATACATCTTATAAtcttttatatgcatatatacgtATGTCCATACACATttctttttatacatatatatatgtgtacattCTGAggtatattttctatgtttcataattttaaaatatgtatatatatattcttcttatttttataattttaagtatatttttaaagttattataaatatattttatatttcatttttatacgTACACATACCTATATTTATAtctatgtattttaatttatacacatatagatatacatgtacgtacttatattttttatacattctaatttgtatatacatatttacatccatatttttaatatattctaaacacatatataaattatcattatttgcttgtttatatacttttattatttttaaactttgatgtatatatacatatatatctttttacattttataattttattcattttctttatttatttacttatttacgttttcatcattattttaaaaagggaatgttttaattttattcgcTTATATGCTTGTTATCttgtatattattgatttgtccttttatttatcttatttttgttgctattgctcgtattatttttgcatcatcgtatttattattgttttgttatgcaTATTAACATCATATATCAAAAGGGAATTTTTCTaagtaaggcaatattttgcatttggaaatttgagaaagtgtgccctaacgtgctgggttttaatttctcgtttgaccaaatagccaaatatacTCTTAAAACTTCAAAGTATGAGTTTCTAAAACCATAAGGTGATCTTGATTTCGAGGGTTTAAAGTATCGTATCCTAacgtgctggatgtgatattctttcagaacaagagaatcttaaatttcaatccatgttattcaagtttttttatcgtatttttaaaactcttcaaagttgtcaatcttcgacattaagacactaattaatcaactaggtaccaatttttgggcgttacgagggtacTAATCATTCCTTGTACGTAATGGACTTCCGAACATGTTTCTCTGAATTTCGCAAaccaaaagcattgttttaataaatctaaaccgtttattaaaaacaaccgttttacgaggtgacccgatcacacctcatcaaaaaagattagtgacaactcccattttcgttttattttcaaaattcaagtcgaccccgttttcacaaaaaaaatggtgtcaacattaattttttgaaatcaaGATAAActtaacacaaaaaataaagttattattatatcaatttcaaaaacaacaaattatctttctattaataatttaacaatcgGTGGTCAATAGTTAGATAACCGAAAAAGAAACTTCTCGTGAAAAATAAACGAATAATTCACAATGATTTGAAGAAGCCGAAGGCTTTTGTATGAGGAAGGGAAAGAGCTCACCTCTTGTgtactaaaatttttgaatgctGAGAAAGATTGTACCGATGCACACAAACTTGAGACTGCAGCCACCACCACCAACCATATGCCATGGTTAAGTTCACCACCTCCTCAGCCTATCCTCACTTGTTTTTGCTTTTCTAGGAATACAATATTTGCCTCAACATTATCTTTTGGATGGCAACAGCCATGATTCTATGCTAAAAACAAATGGCTTGCAATTtcattgttaaattatttagttCATCCAAAACCAAGTCTTAAGAGACCGAACCGGGTCACTCTTGAAGCTCATGCATTTGGAACTAGATCATCTGTATAACCCATATTCGAATATGTTAGAACAAATACTGGTGGAGCAATTAAGCTCAGCATGCGATTACTTGTGCTGCAGATAGTATGtagttaatttacttttttattatctaccaaaaataaaacaaaaatgaaaagtcGAGACAACATGAATCGTTTACCAACACTTGCGAGTGTCAGCTATATTGCTTCGACTTCTCTCCCAAGTTTGTATTTGACACATATTCAAACAGGGATGTAAAGATTCAACCTTCCAATACATAGAAAACCTTGGAAGAAAAACACTAGTCTGAGTAACATGGCGCGGATAATTGTAGATACGGTGCAATCAAGTGATAGACACAACAAGAACTAAATGGTTAATACATACGCAAGTTCTTGAACTTGGCGACTTATACCTACTTGgtacctaaacttaaaaactataCATGTCAAAATGTGAGGCTGCCACATATCACCATGCTATTGGTCACCAGTGCCATGTTACCGTATTTTAACAGAGTTAATCAGGTACCTAAAAAAGAGTAGCCGGTTGGCTTATGTTTCCAAATTTAGGTATCGATTAGgtctaaaaaaaagtttaagtaccaagTAGATATAAGTTGCCAAGTTCAAGTACCTCTTATATATATTAACCCCGAACCAAATTATATCTACATTATGAAGAAGCCAGAACTCCATCCCACTAGTTGAAAACACacgtatatatacataccattTGACATGGGAGTATTATAGTGAagggaaaaaaacaaagaaaagaatgaCAGTTCCAAGTTCAGCTAACATTAAACACTCAATCAAGTGCAAAGTTACCAAAAATAAGTCAAACCAACCCCTCTTCAATGGGAGTGAAAAAATATATTGCCTGAGATTCACAGAACAAACTCCATGGGAACAGTCTCACACTCATCAATCTGAACTAACTATTAGAATGACagataagaaagaaaaagaaccaaTAAAGATCTAATCTTTCATAACGGTGATATATCTATGATGAAACAATTTTGAGCGCACCATTCCTCTTCTTCATTAGATCAGCTTTAGATTCCATCTTCACAGGCAATGGAGCAgaaaacacaaaatcatcacCTTGAATCTGATAGTCCTCAACACTGTTACTTCTTGCCTGTTTGTTCAAGTTAATTGCCTCCTCCAAATTCTCAACTAAATCTTCACTTTCTTTGACAAGATTCTCCGTTGTATCTCCACGTTCATCACTCGAAACActctcatcggttaaactacCATCTCCACTTGAACTAACCTCATCTCCATTGCTAATAATCCTGTAAACATTCCCATTTTCAGCAAAGCTTACAGTTTTCTTCACTTTTGGTTGAATCCCTTGCCTTTTCAACAAAAGCTCACCATTTTTGTTCTCTGCTTCATCTCCACTTGAAGTAACCTCATCTCCATTGCTAATAATCCTATAAACATTCCCATTTTCAGCAAAGCTTACAGTTTTCTTCACTTTTGGTTGAATCCCTTGCCTTTTCAACAAAAgctcaccatttttatttttattctctgCTTCATCTCCACTTGAACTAACCTCATCTCCATTGCTAATAATCCTATAAACATTCCCATTTTCAGTAAAGCTTACAGCTTTCTTCACTTTTGGTTGAATCCCTTGCCTTTTCAACAAAAgctcaccatttttatttttatttttattctctgCTTCATCAATACCTTGATGAAAACCTTCAAGCTCAACAACATCATTTCCTTCTTCAATGGTAGAAAACCTCTCAAGTTTTTCAACTCTGTCTCTCAGCTTCTCCATTACTTCACCAGATTTGGACCTTAAAACCTTAGGTTTACTACTACCATTTCTCAAAACCCTAATGTTTTTTGCATTCTTATATAGGAGCTTATGCCTTTTTAAAACTAACCCATCAACATATTCTAAAAACTGAATCAAATCTTTACTAACTGACCTTTTTCCATCTCTAATCATTGGATCACCACCCTATAAAAAAAACCCATAtttcaaaatccaaaagaaCGAAAAATAGTCAACCAAGATTTCAAGTACCAAATATAGATATATACCTGAAAAGAGTCCAGTTTGAGAAGCAAGTCCATGGCTTTTTGAGAAACAACTTGGGGATCAAAATGGATATTATTGGAAACTGAAAGCTTGAGAGTGTTGAGACTTGATTTGATAAAGGCGAGATCTTTGAGCTGTCTAAGTGTTCTTGATCTATGAACTAAGAAAGCTCTGAAATGGGTTTGGATTACACGAGCAGCTGCATCTTTAAGTGAAAATGAAGGGTAAGAAGAACAACTTGAGGCTTTGGAGAAGCTATGGAGTGATGATTCAAGAGCATTGATACGGCTCACAAGTGAAGAGATGAGAAAGTCGGGTTGTTCTTGCTGTTTTTGATGAAAGTGATGGTTTTTAGTGGCAAAGTTTTGATCTTGGAATGATTTTAGATGATGGGTTTGATTTAGATAATGATTTTGTTGGGGTTGAAGGAGAGAGGCAAGGGCTTGTAGAAGATGGTCAGACTGTTGGGGATATGGAGACGAAGCCGGTGCTGGTTGGAAGCACTGACTGCAAGAGCAGGTGGAGCAGCTGGTGGCGGAGGTATGGTGGTGctgatggtggtggtggtggtggcaGGCCATGACTTGAGGGTTTTGAGAAGGCAGTCACTGGCAGTGGCTTATGGGGACTTATGACTAGGGACAGGAGAGGCTCTGTTGGGATAGAAAGATTGGAGTTGGCAAAGGTTTGGGCGTTTGGGTTTGGTTTATGGCTTTATGGGACCATTTTGTAATTGTCTTTGTTTTGGTTTAGTATTAGAGAGAATAACAAGTCGAGATAGATATTGAAGTTTGAGAGGGACCTGCAAATTTATGGATAATCCAACATGAGAATAAGAATCCGATGCTGGgccatattttaacctttaccTGCTCTAATCTTGGTCAATGATCTAACAAAGAATGGCTGCTATCATTTTATCAAGTCTTCTTGGAGTTGGAAGGTATTCATGGATTAGAGGTGTTCAATTGGTTTGGTCGGTCAAACTGAATCCATATTTATTCTGTTG
The window above is part of the Gossypium raimondii isolate GPD5lz chromosome 9, ASM2569854v1, whole genome shotgun sequence genome. Proteins encoded here:
- the LOC105798132 gene encoding BAG family molecular chaperone regulator 8, chloroplastic isoform X1; the encoded protein is MACHHHHHHQHHHTSATSCSTCSCSQCFQPAPASSPYPQQSDHLLQALASLLQPQQNHYLNQTHHLKSFQDQNFATKNHHFHQKQQEQPDFLISSLVSRINALESSLHSFSKASSCSSYPSFSLKDAAARVIQTHFRAFLVHRSRTLRQLKDLAFIKSSLNTLKLSVSNNIHFDPQVVSQKAMDLLLKLDSFQGGDPMIRDGKRSVSKDLIQFLEYVDGLVLKRHKLLYKNAKNIRVLRNGSSKPKVLRSKSGEVMEKLRDRVEKLERFSTIEEGNDVVELEGFHQGIDEAENKNKNKNGELLLKRQGIQPKVKKAVSFTENGNVYRIISNGDEVSSSGDEAENKNKNGELLLKRQGIQPKVKKTVSFAENGNVYRIISNGDEVTSSGDEAENKNGELLLKRQGIQPKVKKTVSFAENGNVYRIISNGDEVSSSGDGSLTDESVSSDERGDTTENLVKESEDLVENLEEAINLNKQARSNSVEDYQIQGDDFVFSAPLPVKMESKADLMKKRNGALKIVSS
- the LOC105798132 gene encoding BAG family molecular chaperone regulator 8, chloroplastic isoform X2, whose protein sequence is MACHHHHHHQHHHTSATSCSTCSCSQCFQPAPASSPYPQQSDHLLQALASLLQPQQNHYLNQTHHLKSFQDQNFATKNHHFHQKQQEQPDFLISSLVSRINALESSLHSFSKASSCSSYPSFSLKDAAARVIQTHFRAFLVHRSRTLRQLKDLAFIKSSLNTLKLSVSNNIHFDPQVVSQKAMDLLLKLDSFQGGDPMIRDGKRSVSKDLIQFLEYVDGLVLKRHKLLYKNAKNIRVLRNGSSKPKVLRSKSGEVMEKLRDRVEKLERFSTIEEGNDVVELEGFHQGIDEAENKNKNKNGELLLKRQGIQPKVKKAVSFTENGNVYRIISNGDEVSSSGDEAENKNKNGELLLKRQGIQPKVKKTVSFAENGNVYRIISNGDEVSSSGDGSLTDESVSSDERGDTTENLVKESEDLVENLEEAINLNKQARSNSVEDYQIQGDDFVFSAPLPVKMESKADLMKKRNGALKIVSS